The proteins below come from a single Oryzias latipes chromosome 14, ASM223467v1 genomic window:
- the LOC101164336 gene encoding histamine H2 receptor-like, translating into MNDSKPFQLKNQLKSTTTKTKEAAMVVTALRWLVLVSVIIITIGGNVLVCLAVGLCRRLWRLSNCFVVSLAVADLLLGLLVLPLSAVVELRNGNWPFGGALCNIYIALDVMFCTSSILTLLAISVNRYLAIASPLNHSRIVTPRRVALAIISIWALSLAVSFLPIHMGWNTADYRVQNLDWLMGDEDQEGHYCQFEWNNNYILIYVFASFYLPLVLMCGMYLCIFKVAREQVRRIRATTPSFARLAKATIVREHKATVTLAAVLGAFVICWFPYFTFFTCVGLMEKTNPPNIIHSVVLWLGYFNSTLNPILYPAFNRDFRRAYAQLLFCRGPWHRKQSFSNISAHKLLSFINEIRGPRTPDTPTDSANIEPKEKTLPVCQGT; encoded by the exons ATGAACGACTCAAAACCTTTCCAACTGAAAAACCAGCtaaaatcaacaacaacaaaaaccaagGAGGCAGCCATGGTGGTCACGGCTCTTCGTTGGCTGGTCCTCGTGTCCGTCATAATCATCACCATTGGCGGCAATGTGCTGGTGTGCTTGGCAGTGGGGCTGTGCAGACGACTTTGGAGATTATCGAACTGCTTTGTGGTGTCGCTGGCGGTGGCAGATCTCCTTCTCGGGCTGCTTGTGCTGCCCCTTTCAGCTGTAGTGGAGCTCCGCAACGGCAACTGGCCCTTTGGAGGAGCTTTGTGTAACATCTACATAGCCCTCGATGTCATGTTTTGTACCTCCTCTATCCTGACTCTCCTGGCAATCAGTGTGAACAGATACCTTGCTATCGCATCTCCTCTCAACCACTCGCGGATTGTTACCCCTCGAAGAGTGGCTTTGGCTATCATTTCCATTTGGGCTTTATCCCTTGCAGTGTCCTTTTTGCCCATCCACATGGGCTGGAATACAGCAGACTACAGGGTGCAGAACTTGGACTGGCTCATGGGAGATGAAGACCAGGAGGGGCACTACTGCCAGTTTGAATGGAACAATAACTATATTCTTATCTACGTCTTTGCCTCGTTTTACCTGCCACTGGTGCTCATGTGTGGAAtgtatttgtgcattttcaAGGTGGCGCGAGAACAG GTGAGACGTATCCGTGCCACCACGCCATCATTTGCACGGTTAGCGAAAGCAACCATCGTCCGAGAGCACAAAGCCACAGTGACCCTGGCTGCTGTCCTGGGGGCATTTGTGATCTGCTGGTTTCCGTACTTTACCTTTTTCACCTGCGTGGGCTTGATGGAAAAGACGAACCCTCCCAACATAATTCATTCCGTTGTCCTGTGGTTGGGCTATTTTAATTCAACCCTTAATCCGATTTTGTATCCGGCGTTCAACAGGGATTTCCGTCGGGCCTATGCTcagctgctgttctgcagaggtCCATGGCACAGAAAACAGAGCTTCAGTAACATTTCTGCGCACAAACTACTGTCCTTCATTAATGAAATACGAGGACCCCGAACCCCTGACACACCAACAGACTCTGCTAACATTGAACCCAAGGAGAAAACCCTCCCTGTATGTCAGGGGACATAA